A genomic stretch from Hoplias malabaricus isolate fHopMal1 chromosome 4, fHopMal1.hap1, whole genome shotgun sequence includes:
- the sinhcaf gene encoding SIN3-HDAC complex-associated factor, with protein MFGFHKPKMYRSLDGCCICRAKSSSSRFTDSKRYERDFQSCFALGETRSGEICNACVLLVKRWKKLPVGSKKNWNHVVDARGGPSLKMTVKSKKVKSFSRRVRPSQICRVQNELKRNNSDAHSTTSSASPAQSPSYSNQSDDGSDSELTPGSGRSPVFSFLDLTYWKRQRVCCGIIYKGRFGEVLIDPHLYKPCCQKKQEQEQEEEEDDQEEEDVELAKEEEQVDQSLLASPLPQPLSPTLPVKPEAVEEEEW; from the exons ATGTTTGGCTTTCATAAGCCGAAGATGTACCGCAGTCTGGATGGCTGCTGTATTTGCAGGGCGAAGTCTTCCAGCTCACGCTTCACAGATAGCAAACGCTACGAGAGAGACTTCCAGAGCTGCTTTGC ACTTGGGGAAACTCGCTCTGGTGAAATCTGCAATGCTTGTGTACTGCTGGTAAAACGCTGGAAGAAGCTTCCAGTTGGATCCAAAAAGAACTGGAATCAT GTGGTGGATGCCCGCGGGGGACCCAGCCTGAAGATGACAGTGAAGTCTAAGAAAGTGAAGTCTTTCTCCAGGAGAGTCAGGCCAAGTCAAATCTGTCGCGTGCAGAATGAACTGAAAAGAAACA ATTCTGATGCTCACAGCACTACCTCTAGTGCCAGCCCGGCCCAGTCTCCCAGCTACAGCAACCAATCAGATGATGGCTCTGATTCCGAGCTTACCCCAGGCTCTGGCCGATCGCCAGTCTTTTCCTTCCTTGATCTGACATACTGGAAAAG GCAGCGGGTATGCTGTGGCATCATCTACAAAGGCCGCTTCGGAGAAGTGCTGATCGACCCCCATCTCTACAAGCCTTGCTGTCAGAAGAAACAGGAGCAGGagcaagaggaagaggaggatgatcAGGAGGAAGAGGACGTGGAATTGGCTAAAGAGGAGGAACAGGTTGATCAGAGTCTTCTGGCTTCTCCTCTGCCACAGCCACTCTCTCCCACTCTGCCGGTCAAACCTGAggcagtggaggaggaggagtggtgA